From Paraburkholderia hayleyella, a single genomic window includes:
- a CDS encoding ABC transporter ATP-binding protein yields the protein MTPLLELRQVTKTFAPRQDVTGRIVSALTGRARPRGVQAVSNLSLSVHAGEVVGLVGESGCGKSTVGRLAAGVYWPTSGQRYWQDTDLAQLARRERDQAELEIQMIFQDPYASLNPRMRAADIVAEGAYVHGLIRRDEVRDFVAGLFERVGLDPDSMDRFAHQFSGGQRARIGIARALSVKPKFLVCDESVAALDVSIQAQVLNLFIRLREELGLTYLFISHDLGVVRHIADRIVVMYLGRIVESGPTETVYENPRHPYTQALLAEVPSLDKRKKTFIGIKGEIPSPLNPPEGCHFHTRCPHALPLCKALAPELRDVGGGQLAACHLME from the coding sequence ATGACCCCGTTGCTTGAACTACGCCAGGTCACGAAGACTTTTGCTCCCCGCCAGGATGTGACTGGCCGGATTGTCAGTGCGCTGACCGGCCGGGCCAGGCCTCGCGGCGTGCAAGCGGTGAGTAATCTGAGCCTGAGTGTGCATGCGGGCGAAGTGGTGGGGCTGGTCGGCGAATCCGGCTGTGGCAAGTCGACCGTAGGGCGTCTGGCAGCCGGCGTGTACTGGCCGACGAGTGGCCAGCGCTACTGGCAGGACACGGACCTGGCTCAGCTTGCGCGCCGGGAGCGGGATCAGGCCGAGCTGGAAATCCAGATGATCTTTCAAGACCCGTATGCCTCGCTGAATCCGCGCATGCGCGCGGCCGATATCGTTGCCGAAGGGGCGTATGTGCACGGTTTGATTCGCCGCGATGAGGTCCGGGATTTCGTGGCCGGATTGTTTGAACGGGTTGGCCTGGATCCGGATTCGATGGACCGGTTTGCGCATCAGTTCTCGGGTGGACAGCGCGCACGGATTGGCATTGCGCGTGCGTTGTCGGTCAAGCCGAAATTTCTGGTCTGTGACGAATCGGTCGCGGCGCTCGATGTGTCGATTCAGGCCCAGGTGTTGAATCTGTTTATCAGGCTGCGGGAAGAACTGGGTCTGACGTACCTGTTTATCAGCCACGATCTTGGTGTGGTGCGGCATATCGCAGATCGAATTGTCGTGATGTACCTGGGGCGGATTGTCGAATCCGGGCCTACTGAAACGGTTTATGAAAATCCGCGCCATCCCTATACCCAGGCGTTATTGGCGGAAGTGCCCTCGCTCGACAAGCGCAAGAAAACGTTTATTGGCATCAAGGGCGAAATTCCTTCGCCGCTCAATCCGCCTGAGGGTTGTCACTTTCATACCCGTTGTCCGCATGCGCTACCGCTATGCAAAGCGCTGGCCCCTGAACTGCGCGATGTCGGCGGTGGACAGCTTGCAGCATGTCATTTGATGGAATGA